The proteins below come from a single Maridesulfovibrio frigidus DSM 17176 genomic window:
- a CDS encoding DUF493 family protein: MTDALETFRSTLEEHHEWPCEYTFKFIVPSQSLGELKSLLEGIAHSEKESKTGKYTSVTATATADGSDFVMNIYHKAATIEGLISL, from the coding sequence ATGACAGATGCATTAGAAACATTTAGAAGTACCCTTGAAGAACACCACGAATGGCCTTGCGAATATACATTCAAATTTATTGTGCCATCTCAGTCACTTGGTGAGTTGAAATCCCTTCTTGAAGGCATTGCTCACTCTGAAAAAGAATCTAAAACAGGTAAGTATACCAGTGTAACTGCAACCGCCACAGCAGACGGTTCTGACTTTGTAATGAATATTTATCACAAAGCTGCGACTATTGAAGGGCTTATCTCTTTGTAA
- a CDS encoding MBL fold metallo-hydrolase codes for MAQLNVEDISIDKPSKISILCDNQTMSESLGKEWGLSMVLNLAQDDLWLWDCGGSDLFLKNAKEMGIDANKAKGIALSHGHWDHTGGMDALMETDFLGPVYAHPNFAVKRFSACNEAKVKDASFPCEYPGTIIVRDYVELDEGLFMITEIPRIPGFFEATGGLFMDSESTITDHVPDDAFLLMMTSSGPVVVLGCCHSGLANTLYHLRDLTGLKSVHAIVGGLHLFKSDTDEFEKTAKVIEEFSPKLVAPGHCTGDKGYEFLKDRLSCEVIAMGSGSVYEF; via the coding sequence ATGGCCCAACTCAATGTAGAAGATATATCCATAGATAAGCCGAGCAAGATCTCAATATTATGCGATAATCAAACTATGAGTGAATCTTTGGGTAAGGAATGGGGACTTTCTATGGTCCTCAATCTTGCTCAGGATGACCTTTGGTTATGGGACTGTGGTGGTAGTGATCTTTTTCTTAAAAATGCGAAAGAGATGGGTATAGACGCCAATAAGGCTAAAGGTATTGCCCTTAGTCATGGACATTGGGACCACACAGGGGGGATGGACGCACTCATGGAAACCGATTTTCTCGGACCCGTGTATGCTCACCCTAATTTTGCAGTCAAAAGGTTCTCTGCGTGTAATGAAGCAAAGGTTAAGGATGCTTCATTTCCGTGCGAATATCCGGGAACTATTATTGTTCGCGACTATGTAGAGCTTGATGAAGGTCTCTTCATGATCACCGAAATACCGCGCATACCCGGCTTTTTTGAAGCAACGGGTGGCCTGTTCATGGACTCTGAATCTACTATTACAGATCATGTCCCCGATGACGCGTTTCTGCTTATGATGACAAGCTCGGGGCCTGTGGTTGTCTTGGGATGCTGTCATAGCGGACTTGCTAATACTCTTTACCATTTGCGCGATTTAACCGGACTTAAATCAGTTCACGCTATTGTCGGCGGTCTTCACCTATTCAAAAGCGATACTGATGAATTCGAAAAAACCGCGAAAGTTATTGAAGAGTTCAGCCCTAAGCTCGTTGCTCCCGGCCATTGCACTGGTGATAAGGGATATGAATTCCTTAAAGATCGGTTGTCATGCGAAGTAATTGCTATGGGATCTGGTTCCGTTTACGAATTCTAG
- the cimA gene encoding citramalate synthase, whose amino-acid sequence MMTIKIYDTTLRDGTQSEEINLSVQDKIRITIKLDELGVHYVEGGWPGSNSTDKEYFEEIKNYHLENVKVSAFGSTHNTRMKAENDPNLAALVECGAKVVTLFGKSWDFHATNALGVSLDRNIELISNSIGFMRKHVEELFFDAEHFFDGFKDNPQFALSCLKAAHDAGADVLVLCDTNGGTLPNEVAEACKEVLSNIPGCNIGIHTHNDCELAVANALTAVSNGAVQVQGTMNGYGERCGNANLCSIIPNLELKMGFDTIGKENLIKLKSVSNYVTEIANLRPFLRQPYVGAAAFAHKGGVHVSAVMKDSKSYEHIEPILVGNDRRVLLSDLSGKSNILYKAKQFGYDLDKNDPAVKTILADIKERESIGFEYSAAEASFELLFFKAMGWSKRYFEFINFFVVDAKRKEDNEPFSEATVIVKVHGEENHTAASGDGPVNALDKALRKALEGFYPSLKDVRLLDFKVRVLSGAIRDTDGTSSNVRLLIESSDGKSQWTTMGVSSNIIEASWQALVDSINYKLFKDDPQKWPNSM is encoded by the coding sequence TATATGATACTACTCTGCGTGATGGAACTCAAAGTGAAGAGATAAATTTAAGCGTACAAGATAAAATACGTATAACAATTAAGCTCGACGAACTTGGCGTGCATTACGTTGAAGGTGGATGGCCTGGATCTAATTCCACAGATAAAGAATATTTCGAGGAGATTAAGAATTATCACCTCGAAAATGTTAAAGTTTCAGCGTTTGGCTCTACTCATAATACACGGATGAAGGCTGAAAATGACCCGAATCTGGCCGCTCTTGTTGAGTGCGGAGCTAAGGTTGTTACCCTCTTTGGTAAAAGCTGGGATTTTCACGCGACAAACGCTCTCGGTGTTAGCTTAGACCGCAATATTGAACTCATCAGCAATAGTATCGGATTCATGCGCAAACATGTTGAAGAGCTGTTTTTTGATGCGGAACATTTTTTTGATGGATTTAAAGATAACCCACAATTTGCTCTTTCATGCCTTAAAGCTGCACATGATGCGGGGGCTGATGTCCTTGTGCTGTGTGACACCAATGGAGGCACGCTTCCAAATGAAGTGGCCGAAGCTTGCAAAGAAGTACTTTCTAATATTCCAGGATGTAACATTGGGATTCATACTCATAATGACTGTGAGCTTGCTGTAGCAAATGCCCTTACGGCGGTTAGTAATGGCGCTGTGCAGGTTCAGGGTACTATGAATGGCTATGGAGAACGTTGTGGTAATGCAAACCTCTGCTCCATCATTCCTAACCTTGAACTCAAGATGGGTTTTGACACTATCGGTAAAGAAAATTTGATTAAGCTTAAGAGCGTTTCAAATTACGTTACTGAAATTGCAAATTTACGCCCGTTTCTTAGACAGCCTTACGTTGGAGCTGCGGCTTTTGCTCACAAAGGCGGCGTACATGTTAGCGCAGTAATGAAAGACTCAAAAAGCTATGAGCATATCGAACCTATTTTGGTCGGTAACGATAGACGGGTTTTGCTTTCTGATCTTTCAGGTAAAAGTAATATTCTCTATAAAGCTAAACAGTTCGGTTATGATCTTGATAAAAATGATCCTGCTGTAAAAACAATCCTTGCAGATATTAAAGAACGCGAAAGCATCGGTTTTGAATATTCTGCAGCTGAAGCTTCATTTGAATTGCTGTTCTTTAAAGCAATGGGCTGGTCTAAGCGTTACTTTGAGTTCATCAACTTTTTTGTTGTCGATGCTAAACGTAAGGAAGATAACGAGCCGTTTTCCGAAGCAACTGTGATCGTCAAAGTTCATGGAGAGGAAAATCATACGGCAGCATCCGGAGACGGGCCTGTTAATGCTCTTGATAAGGCTCTGCGTAAAGCGCTTGAAGGGTTCTACCCTAGCCTCAAAGATGTTAGACTACTCGACTTTAAAGTACGCGTACTTTCTGGCGCGATTAGAGATACAGACGGAACAAGTTCAAATGTTCGTCTGCTTATCGAATCTTCAGATGGCAAGAGCCAGTGGACAACAATGGGTGTCAGCAGCAATATTATCGAAGCAAGTTGGCAGGCACTCGTAGACTCAATTAATTATAAGCTTTTCAAGGATGATCCACAAAAATGGCCCAACTCAATGTAG
- a CDS encoding DUF3536 domain-containing protein, with protein MSGKFLCVHGHFYQPPREDPWLDMIFPEGSAAPFRHWNERICRESYGPMAWARRMGGKGIFDIINCYEWISFNIGPTLFRWIERSEPELYTKILDADAKSLARWGHGNAIAQIYHHVIMPLASKLDKEAEVTWAIADFESRFKRKPKGMWLSETACNTASLEALAEQGIAFTLLAPRQAEAIADLGSDNLQQCDEGSLNIKEPYLVELPSGKSIAVFFYDGGLSQAIAFEGLLKNGDDFWNKLSGASGEGLLSIGTDGETYGHHFEFGEMALAHILSEGAKERDGINLTNYGAYLEQNPPTRKVKVREDSSWSCYHGVERWRSDCGCCTGGHDGWNQQWRKPLRDGLNEIKTLMDKHFFAVGGTVFNDPHKAFVQYGSLLSGLVDEDTFFKLYFKCKEGSRLADLGWKLLSMQKWALSSFASCGWFFDDLARLEPVNDMTFALRAIEIATDTGLIGLEEKFLQIMASAQSNEDRYGSGVDLWNNKIKKQSDSAGSLIAQGLIRLIAEGAFPVPGEQGRVEWPGATVSIILDHNGIKDATGQADIRWSLESAVTAYSWTWTKGAGLISGSLEIKGEKSNYTEQYNFDQLPWKKQQSLSMAWVKHAADNSWDNRLQPVIEFGPALYIGYEDYQTGQTWAEKWKELWAPLVWSYLFTDVVACDDFIEFIKDSGNDHPDTEALAERISVTLCDMLHKQTTMRGKITEVLTRAKHIGLPLNVWKLQSCYWDKVQEGESSSELSELLGFDL; from the coding sequence ATGTCAGGTAAATTTTTATGCGTTCACGGTCATTTTTATCAGCCCCCCAGAGAAGATCCATGGCTTGATATGATTTTCCCTGAAGGCAGCGCCGCTCCCTTTAGGCATTGGAATGAAAGGATTTGCCGTGAAAGCTATGGTCCCATGGCATGGGCAAGGCGCATGGGAGGCAAAGGAATTTTTGATATCATCAACTGTTACGAGTGGATCAGTTTCAATATTGGACCTACACTTTTCCGATGGATAGAACGCTCTGAGCCTGAACTTTATACCAAGATACTCGATGCAGATGCCAAAAGCCTAGCTCGCTGGGGACATGGCAATGCCATAGCTCAAATTTATCATCACGTAATTATGCCCCTTGCTTCGAAGCTGGATAAAGAAGCCGAAGTAACATGGGCAATTGCTGACTTTGAATCTAGATTTAAACGTAAACCTAAAGGTATGTGGCTTTCTGAAACCGCATGCAACACCGCGTCTCTAGAAGCTTTAGCAGAGCAGGGCATAGCGTTTACCTTGCTTGCCCCGCGTCAGGCTGAAGCAATAGCTGACCTCGGATCAGATAACTTGCAACAATGTGATGAGGGGTCTCTTAATATCAAAGAGCCTTACCTTGTTGAGCTTCCATCTGGAAAATCCATAGCTGTATTCTTTTATGATGGCGGACTATCGCAAGCCATCGCCTTTGAAGGACTTCTCAAAAACGGAGACGACTTCTGGAATAAACTTTCCGGTGCGTCGGGCGAAGGGCTTCTCTCCATCGGTACTGATGGAGAAACTTACGGCCACCATTTTGAATTCGGCGAAATGGCCCTTGCACATATTTTATCTGAAGGAGCCAAAGAACGCGACGGCATAAATCTGACGAATTATGGTGCTTATCTTGAGCAGAATCCACCCACTAGAAAAGTCAAAGTTCGTGAAGACTCATCATGGAGTTGTTATCACGGAGTTGAGAGATGGCGGTCTGATTGCGGATGCTGCACCGGTGGGCATGATGGTTGGAATCAGCAGTGGAGAAAACCCCTTCGTGATGGCTTAAATGAAATAAAAACCTTAATGGATAAACACTTTTTTGCTGTAGGTGGAACAGTGTTCAATGATCCACATAAAGCATTTGTTCAATATGGGTCACTACTTAGCGGTCTTGTAGACGAAGACACTTTCTTCAAGCTTTACTTTAAGTGTAAAGAAGGCTCGCGACTAGCTGATCTTGGTTGGAAATTACTATCCATGCAAAAATGGGCTCTCTCGTCTTTTGCAAGCTGCGGCTGGTTCTTTGATGATCTTGCTCGCCTTGAACCTGTTAACGATATGACTTTCGCACTGCGAGCTATCGAGATTGCTACCGATACAGGGCTCATTGGACTTGAAGAAAAGTTTTTACAGATTATGGCAAGTGCGCAGTCGAATGAAGACAGATACGGCTCTGGCGTGGATCTTTGGAATAATAAAATTAAAAAACAAAGCGATTCTGCCGGAAGCCTGATTGCGCAGGGACTTATAAGACTAATTGCAGAGGGAGCGTTTCCGGTGCCTGGTGAACAGGGCCGCGTTGAATGGCCCGGCGCTACGGTTTCTATAATACTTGATCACAATGGGATCAAAGACGCGACAGGTCAGGCTGATATCAGATGGAGTCTAGAATCTGCCGTTACAGCATACAGCTGGACATGGACCAAAGGAGCTGGGTTGATCTCTGGTAGCCTTGAAATTAAAGGCGAGAAAAGCAATTACACTGAGCAGTATAACTTTGATCAACTGCCGTGGAAGAAACAACAGTCACTTTCTATGGCGTGGGTGAAGCACGCTGCCGACAACTCGTGGGACAACAGGCTTCAACCTGTAATCGAGTTTGGTCCGGCCCTTTATATCGGGTATGAAGATTATCAAACGGGTCAGACATGGGCTGAAAAATGGAAGGAATTATGGGCGCCGCTTGTTTGGTCTTATCTCTTTACTGACGTTGTAGCGTGTGATGATTTCATAGAGTTCATAAAAGATTCAGGTAATGATCACCCAGATACCGAAGCTCTTGCTGAGCGCATATCTGTAACCTTGTGCGATATGCTCCATAAGCAGACCACCATGCGCGGTAAAATTACTGAGGTTCTAACGCGGGCCAAGCACATAGGTTTGCCATTAAATGTGTGGAAGCTACAGAGCTGTTATTGGGACAAAGTGCAAGAAGGGGAGAGTTCATCGGAACTCAGTGAATTGCTTGGTTTTGATTTATAG